A DNA window from Chitinibacter fontanus contains the following coding sequences:
- a CDS encoding response regulator transcription factor, translating to MSKKILLIDNDVSLCEQLSTQLAAHGYAVICAHSAVEGRKLALTEKPDAIVTEAMLETDTAGFELVYQLRDERADSRYASIRSTPILLLTGIDQATHFRFSLNEKQSYLPKISGMLSKPVQLENLQEKLQQML from the coding sequence ATGAGCAAAAAAATTCTGCTGATCGACAATGATGTCTCGCTCTGTGAACAACTTTCCACGCAATTAGCCGCCCACGGCTATGCCGTCATTTGCGCACATTCAGCCGTCGAGGGGCGAAAGCTGGCGCTAACCGAAAAGCCCGACGCGATTGTGACCGAAGCCATGCTGGAAACGGATACCGCTGGTTTCGAGTTGGTCTACCAACTCCGCGATGAACGTGCGGACTCGCGCTACGCCAGCATACGCTCAACCCCGATTTTATTACTCACGGGGATTGATCAAGCCACGCATTTTCGTTTTTCTCTGAATGAAAAACAGAGTTACCTACCTAAAATCAGCGGCATGCTCAGCAAACCAGTACAACTTGAAAACTTACAGGAAAAATTGCAGCAAATGCTCTGA
- a CDS encoding NADH-quinone oxidoreductase subunit B family protein: protein MLKNLCKRMFKKSIWVYHCNTGACNGCDIEILNILTPFYDVERFGIKLVASPRHADAMLISGAVTRPTLPLVKRAYEAIPNPKLVFAIGSCATGGGAWFDTYNVTGGVDKVLGVNYYIPGCPPRPEAILYGVALALGLVDKQAAPVELKQMEFPIDMYERNEAWEKRNVIYELLK from the coding sequence ATGCTTAAAAATCTCTGCAAGCGGATGTTCAAAAAATCCATCTGGGTTTATCACTGCAACACCGGCGCATGTAACGGCTGCGACATTGAAATTTTGAATATTCTTACACCGTTTTACGATGTCGAGCGTTTTGGAATCAAGCTGGTGGCCTCACCTCGCCATGCCGATGCCATGCTGATTTCTGGTGCTGTCACCCGTCCTACGTTGCCACTGGTCAAACGGGCCTATGAAGCCATCCCAAACCCCAAGCTAGTCTTTGCGATTGGCTCGTGCGCCACAGGTGGTGGGGCTTGGTTTGATACCTATAACGTCACTGGTGGCGTGGATAAAGTACTAGGGGTGAATTACTACATCCCGGGTTGCCCGCCGCGCCCAGAAGCGATTTTGTACGGCGTCGCCCTTGCTCTGGGCTTAGTTGATAAGCAGGCCGCGCCAGTTGAACTCAAACAAATGGAGTTCCCGATCGATATGTATGAGCGCAACGAGGCGTGGGAAAAACGCAATGTGATTTACGAGCTACTGAAGTAA
- a CDS encoding 4Fe-4S binding protein, with protein sequence MWLTSKIKQLLMVMKPGVVTLDYPNERPPVPANLRGQPVFDHQKCIGCGGCSDHCPSRCILVRDVCQELRVMLYDGSRCTYCGRCADICPEQAITMSNSFEIACDDKDDITTRMELFMMSCQRCGRCYEMEKTNAIDRINLKGFRYDNLEQRALIRKTSETFSTELLKESDNYQRPSKK encoded by the coding sequence ATGTGGCTAACCAGCAAAATCAAACAGCTTCTGATGGTAATGAAACCGGGGGTCGTAACGCTTGACTACCCAAATGAGCGCCCACCCGTACCTGCTAATTTGCGGGGGCAACCGGTGTTTGATCACCAGAAATGCATTGGCTGCGGCGGCTGTTCCGATCACTGCCCTTCGCGCTGCATTTTGGTCCGCGATGTGTGCCAGGAATTACGGGTGATGTTGTATGACGGCTCACGCTGCACTTATTGCGGGCGCTGTGCCGACATCTGCCCAGAGCAGGCCATCACGATGAGTAATAGCTTTGAAATCGCGTGCGATGATAAAGACGATATCACCACGCGCATGGAGCTATTTATGATGAGCTGCCAGCGCTGTGGTCGCTGCTACGAGATGGAAAAAACCAATGCCATTGATCGCATCAATCTAAAAGGCTTCCGCTACGACAACCTTGAGCAGCGGGCTCTGATCCGTAAAACCAGCGAGACCTTCTCGACAGAGCTACTCAAAGAATCCGACAACTACCAGCGCCCAAGCAAAAAATAG
- a CDS encoding respiratory chain complex I subunit 1 family protein, translated as MSSFTEITIGIAQVFGNLLLFLAVAPFLDGVVRRVMARVQSRQGPPLAQSYYDVLKLLGKENIDSSGILPFRLAPLVAFASILCVIAILPVAGHATALTPYADAISLVYLLTLGGVAVLLGAFASKNIYALIGASREMTTMIMVEPILFMVLLLGVLKTGSLDLNAVIYGTPMASFGLPGVIMIAVSLFGLQAFVARQPFDIAEAEQELLGGPFIEYSGPNYALFKYYMMLKQMFYAYLPIAMFVPLLGSGFYLIDLALQLVLTAVVFLLIGLLSATHPRYRIDQAIRYFGVLFLIALAAIAAAIVF; from the coding sequence ATGAGCTCATTCACTGAAATCACTATTGGCATTGCTCAGGTCTTTGGCAATCTGCTGCTGTTTCTGGCCGTTGCGCCTTTTTTGGATGGCGTGGTGCGGCGCGTTATGGCGCGGGTACAAAGCCGGCAAGGGCCTCCACTGGCGCAGTCGTACTATGACGTACTCAAATTACTGGGCAAGGAAAACATTGATTCATCAGGAATCCTACCATTTCGGTTAGCGCCGCTGGTGGCGTTTGCATCCATCCTATGTGTGATTGCGATCCTTCCCGTCGCAGGCCATGCCACAGCCTTGACGCCCTATGCCGACGCAATCTCGCTGGTTTATCTGCTGACCCTCGGCGGTGTGGCCGTGTTGCTAGGCGCGTTTGCTAGCAAAAATATCTACGCACTGATCGGCGCCAGCCGTGAAATGACCACGATGATTATGGTGGAGCCAATTTTATTTATGGTGCTGCTGCTGGGCGTACTGAAAACTGGCAGCCTCGATCTGAACGCTGTTATTTATGGCACGCCAATGGCCTCTTTTGGCCTGCCTGGCGTGATTATGATTGCGGTGAGCTTGTTTGGCCTGCAAGCCTTTGTAGCACGCCAGCCGTTTGACATCGCTGAGGCCGAGCAAGAGCTGCTGGGAGGCCCGTTTATCGAGTACAGCGGCCCCAACTATGCGCTATTTAAGTACTACATGATGCTCAAGCAGATGTTTTATGCCTACTTGCCAATCGCCATGTTCGTTCCATTGCTAGGCTCAGGTTTCTATCTAATCGATCTGGCTTTGCAGTTAGTGCTGACCGCCGTGGTATTCCTGCTGATCGGGCTTTTATCCGCCACCCACCCACGCTACCGGATCGATCAAGCGATTCGCTACTTCGGCGTGCTGTTTCTGATTGCGCTGGCAGCTATTGCCGCCGCCATCGTCTTCTAA
- a CDS encoding hydrogenase large subunit, translated as MSIRKELEAKLIARLRDDVVCVEKTDERTIYIDVKRAGFREASQIITNAGARYLCSIGYDNIERDGTLAMVHTYALDDSNRFVCCRASAPVDDPVLESITPDLPSAGWSEREVTDLLGLRFAGHPKPKKLVLADDWPEGIYPLRKDVPHDFVPQGAEDVAYQLDEAPPGTKIVPVGPFHPSLHEPEHFAVYVDGETIKGCDYRGFMTHRGIEKLCQTQVSYNEVPFIAERICGICGSVHATAFSQAVESAAGLIIPRRAEFIRTMMLEIERIHSNLLWLGVAGHLIGFDTVFMQAWRVREQIMWLCERLTGNRKTYGMILVGGVRRDITPEIAQDILDVIKKIEDELMVIYRAIEKDTSIHKRTKGVGTITKQQAIDWNLIGPVARARGVDIDARRDHPYAAYDEMKFEVPVLDGCDVWSTLVIRVVETFEAIKIIRQCLDKMPGGEIFVEMKDKIPAQRHAITVVEAPRGESVHYVVTGEDNRPERWRVRAPTFTNLQAVPLMLLDEQFADFPIIMGSIDPCFSCTDRVAVVDLQSGKSSSVSKAELDAMSRKYLQQVKK; from the coding sequence ATGTCGATAAGAAAAGAACTGGAAGCCAAACTGATTGCCCGCCTGCGTGATGATGTGGTGTGCGTCGAAAAAACCGATGAGCGCACCATCTACATCGATGTAAAGCGCGCCGGTTTTCGTGAAGCAAGCCAGATCATCACCAACGCAGGCGCCCGCTATCTGTGCAGCATCGGTTATGACAACATCGAGCGTGACGGCACGCTAGCAATGGTGCATACCTATGCACTGGACGATAGCAACCGTTTTGTCTGCTGCCGTGCGTCTGCTCCTGTTGATGACCCGGTACTCGAATCCATTACGCCCGACCTGCCTTCTGCCGGCTGGTCGGAACGCGAAGTCACCGATTTGCTGGGCTTGCGCTTTGCTGGCCACCCCAAACCCAAAAAATTAGTGCTGGCCGATGATTGGCCAGAGGGCATCTACCCACTGCGTAAAGATGTTCCGCATGATTTCGTTCCGCAAGGCGCCGAGGATGTCGCGTATCAACTCGATGAAGCACCTCCCGGCACCAAGATCGTGCCAGTTGGCCCCTTTCACCCGAGCTTGCACGAGCCCGAACACTTTGCCGTGTATGTCGATGGTGAAACCATCAAGGGCTGTGACTATCGCGGCTTTATGACGCATCGCGGTATCGAGAAGCTGTGCCAGACTCAGGTGAGCTACAACGAAGTGCCATTTATTGCCGAACGCATCTGCGGTATTTGCGGCTCGGTGCATGCCACCGCGTTTTCGCAGGCAGTGGAATCGGCCGCGGGGCTGATTATTCCGCGCCGCGCCGAATTTATCCGCACCATGATGCTCGAAATCGAACGCATCCACTCCAACTTGCTATGGCTAGGCGTGGCGGGCCATTTGATTGGTTTTGATACGGTGTTTATGCAGGCGTGGCGCGTGCGCGAACAGATCATGTGGTTGTGTGAACGACTCACCGGCAATCGCAAAACCTACGGCATGATTTTAGTTGGCGGTGTGCGTCGTGACATTACGCCAGAAATTGCACAAGACATTCTGGATGTGATCAAAAAAATCGAAGACGAGCTGATGGTTATTTATCGCGCGATTGAAAAAGACACGTCCATCCATAAACGCACCAAAGGCGTCGGTACGATCACCAAGCAGCAGGCCATCGACTGGAATTTGATCGGCCCCGTGGCGCGTGCGCGCGGTGTCGATATTGATGCCCGTCGCGATCACCCCTATGCCGCTTACGACGAGATGAAATTTGAAGTACCGGTACTCGATGGCTGCGACGTTTGGTCCACATTAGTAATCCGGGTTGTCGAGACCTTCGAGGCGATCAAGATCATCCGCCAGTGCCTGGACAAGATGCCGGGCGGCGAAATATTTGTTGAAATGAAGGACAAAATCCCAGCGCAGCGACATGCAATTACCGTGGTCGAAGCACCACGCGGTGAATCGGTGCACTACGTTGTTACCGGTGAGGATAACCGCCCCGAACGCTGGCGGGTTCGCGCTCCGACCTTTACCAACCTACAGGCCGTGCCATTGATGTTGTTGGATGAGCAATTTGCTGACTTCCCCATCATCATGGGCAGTATTGACCCATGCTTTTCTTGCACTGATCGTGTGGCGGTAGTTGATCTGCAATCAGGCAAATCCAGCTCGGTTTCCAAAGCGGAGCTTGATGCGATGTCGAGAAAATATCTGCAACAGGTGAAAAAATGA
- a CDS encoding proton-conducting transporter transmembrane domain-containing protein has translation MDTTIYPHLQTGLAILLGAGLITPLIASKRQLAGIVNLLAVVLAGLFFASSAINVLSGPGAPASFDLQLAGLTIPLLVDGFSAVFLLLIAVIASVVALYCIGYMQMDHYRHYSLRGFYFCYPVFIAGMIALVTVDDLSTGFTIAWQLMTLTSFWLIRFDHHDPVIVRSANKYLLLMQLAWATVLTAGLLVPGCGWGTPLHQIAEQLGTLDVGLRTLLLALTFLGFGMKAGMFPLGQLWLPDAHSVAPSPISALLSGVMLKTGIYGLIRTLFWMTPESMPAHELQYWGLAVAVIGVVTLFIGTSQSLKQVDAKRLNAYSSIGQIGYIILAIGAARYYLGPNAALHALALLAILGAFLHVLNHAIFKSLLFLCVGSVQYTTGTKDLDKLGGLFALMPITAIIAGIAAIAVSGVPAFSGFTSKWAIVAATLLSGKAAGIFVIFGVIALVTSAMTLATYVKLYGMTFTSVGVEWNEKTKVHEVSQLMLAPKLILAAVCLVQGFFPYLFVQLFGRVLATSEGVLTHTLGTPAVLASLSQHYAGVSFAATNGSAVAFSLPLVMIAMLVVALLAALWLRRAGGAEERTAPVWLCGYQTLNNANRYLSSHIFDAFKKFMKWTGGNVRGA, from the coding sequence ATGGACACCACGATCTATCCGCATTTACAAACCGGCCTGGCGATCTTGCTGGGTGCGGGCCTGATTACCCCACTAATCGCCAGCAAACGCCAACTGGCAGGCATCGTTAACCTACTGGCCGTGGTGCTGGCCGGGCTGTTTTTCGCCAGCAGCGCTATCAATGTTCTGAGCGGCCCGGGCGCGCCGGCCAGCTTTGATCTGCAGCTGGCTGGGCTCACGATCCCGCTGCTGGTGGATGGATTTTCGGCGGTGTTTTTGCTGCTGATCGCGGTGATTGCCAGCGTGGTGGCGCTGTACTGCATTGGCTATATGCAGATGGACCATTACCGCCATTACAGCCTGCGCGGCTTTTATTTCTGCTACCCCGTGTTTATCGCCGGCATGATCGCGCTGGTGACGGTGGATGACCTGAGCACCGGGTTTACCATCGCCTGGCAGCTGATGACGCTGACCTCATTCTGGCTAATCCGCTTTGATCATCACGACCCGGTGATTGTGCGCAGCGCCAATAAATACCTGCTGCTGATGCAGCTGGCGTGGGCGACGGTGCTAACGGCGGGGCTGCTGGTTCCGGGCTGCGGCTGGGGTACGCCACTACATCAAATCGCCGAGCAGTTGGGCACGCTCGATGTCGGCCTGCGTACCTTGCTACTGGCGCTCACCTTCCTCGGCTTTGGCATGAAAGCGGGTATGTTTCCGCTGGGCCAGCTGTGGCTGCCCGATGCGCACTCGGTAGCGCCGTCACCGATTAGCGCGCTGCTGTCAGGTGTGATGCTCAAAACCGGCATCTACGGCCTGATCCGCACCCTGTTCTGGATGACGCCAGAGAGCATGCCCGCGCACGAGTTGCAGTACTGGGGGCTGGCGGTGGCGGTGATTGGTGTGGTGACTCTGTTTATCGGCACCTCGCAATCGCTGAAACAAGTCGATGCCAAGCGCCTGAATGCGTATAGCTCCATCGGCCAGATCGGCTACATCATTCTGGCGATCGGTGCAGCGCGCTATTACCTCGGCCCCAATGCCGCGCTGCATGCACTGGCGCTGCTGGCCATTTTGGGCGCGTTTTTGCATGTACTGAATCACGCCATTTTCAAAAGCTTGTTGTTCCTGTGTGTGGGTAGTGTGCAATACACCACCGGCACCAAAGATCTGGACAAGCTCGGCGGCCTGTTTGCGCTGATGCCGATCACTGCCATTATCGCCGGCATCGCCGCGATTGCCGTTTCGGGCGTGCCGGCCTTTTCGGGCTTTACCAGCAAGTGGGCCATCGTGGCAGCCACGTTGCTGTCGGGCAAAGCGGCTGGCATTTTTGTAATCTTCGGCGTGATTGCATTGGTAACCAGCGCGATGACGTTGGCCACTTACGTGAAGCTCTACGGCATGACCTTTACCTCGGTGGGGGTCGAGTGGAATGAAAAAACCAAGGTCCACGAAGTCAGCCAATTGATGCTAGCCCCTAAATTGATTTTGGCTGCCGTGTGTCTGGTACAAGGCTTCTTCCCTTACTTGTTTGTGCAACTGTTTGGGCGCGTGCTGGCGACTTCGGAAGGAGTGCTAACCCACACGCTGGGCACACCTGCAGTGCTCGCCTCCCTGTCGCAACACTATGCAGGCGTAAGCTTTGCTGCAACCAATGGTTCAGCCGTTGCCTTCTCGCTACCGCTAGTCATGATAGCCATGCTGGTGGTGGCGCTGCTCGCCGCACTGTGGCTACGCCGTGCTGGTGGCGCAGAAGAGCGCACAGCACCAGTATGGCTGTGCGGATACCAAACCCTAAATAATGCCAATCGTTACTTGAGCAGTCATATCTTTGACGCCTTTAAAAAGTTCATGAAATGGACTGGCGGCAATGTGCGCGGCGCCTGA
- a CDS encoding hydrogenase maturation protease: MSFTHDLAQIFSRPTQIVGIGNPLRSDDGVGCYIADTLAQQLPSGSPHAALNVEDVIENHVFALASGPAEHILLVDAISGSGQTPGSLVLGKLRELETGGGYSTHKLALSMAAQLLEQQGKQVYLLGISAHNIDFGLQMEPAIQDSAATVIDLLCQHAGRSH, from the coding sequence ATGAGCTTTACCCACGATTTGGCCCAAATTTTTAGCCGCCCCACGCAGATTGTGGGCATCGGCAACCCGCTGCGTAGCGACGATGGCGTGGGCTGCTATATCGCCGACACCTTGGCCCAGCAGTTACCCTCCGGCAGCCCGCATGCGGCGCTGAATGTCGAAGACGTGATCGAAAACCATGTGTTTGCGCTGGCCTCAGGCCCAGCCGAGCACATCTTACTGGTGGATGCGATTAGCGGCAGCGGGCAAACACCCGGCTCGCTGGTTTTGGGCAAGCTGCGCGAGCTGGAAACCGGCGGCGGCTATTCGACCCACAAGCTGGCGCTATCAATGGCCGCGCAATTACTCGAACAACAGGGCAAGCAGGTTTACCTGCTAGGCATCAGCGCCCACAACATCGACTTTGGCTTGCAGATGGAGCCAGCCATACAGGACAGCGCGGCGACAGTGATTGATCTGCTGTGCCAGCACGCCGGAAGGAGCCACTAA
- a CDS encoding FAD/NAD(P)-binding protein, which yields MANCHGNHEHGNCKTTGLCPIVTFPEVVNIDEIRDEIPEVKTFYLSFTNKDVEREFRIKSGQFIMCTVFGAGEFAVSLPPSPENDRFHISVRAVGKVTNALHALKPGDKLGVRGPFGNGFPFEDIKGKNIIYVAGGIGLIPLRSSIVHALQHREDFGRIILLYGARSSQDLMYQPDIREWQQNAGFETFITIDRPEEGWTGEVGYVNQLIEKAKVPVDNSVAFVCGPPVMFNSVIGEFLKRGMSEDAIISTLERLMKCGIGKCQHCAVGRTLVCTDGPVYTYRQIKTLGEQI from the coding sequence ATGGCCAATTGTCACGGCAATCACGAGCATGGCAACTGTAAAACCACCGGCCTGTGCCCGATTGTGACCTTCCCCGAGGTGGTGAATATCGACGAGATTCGCGACGAAATTCCCGAGGTAAAGACGTTTTATCTGTCTTTCACGAATAAAGACGTCGAGCGCGAGTTCCGCATCAAATCGGGCCAATTCATTATGTGCACGGTGTTTGGCGCCGGTGAATTTGCCGTGTCGCTACCGCCCAGCCCGGAAAACGATCGCTTTCATATTTCGGTGCGCGCCGTCGGGAAGGTAACTAACGCGCTACACGCGCTCAAACCCGGCGACAAACTCGGCGTGCGCGGGCCATTTGGCAATGGCTTTCCGTTTGAAGACATTAAAGGCAAAAACATCATTTACGTGGCCGGAGGCATTGGCCTGATTCCGCTGCGCAGCTCGATCGTGCATGCGCTGCAACACCGCGAAGATTTCGGCCGCATCATCCTTTTGTATGGCGCGCGCAGCAGCCAAGATCTGATGTACCAGCCGGATATTCGCGAGTGGCAGCAAAACGCTGGCTTCGAGACTTTCATCACCATCGACCGTCCCGAAGAAGGCTGGACGGGCGAAGTGGGCTATGTGAATCAGCTGATCGAAAAAGCCAAGGTGCCGGTCGATAACAGCGTGGCCTTTGTCTGCGGCCCGCCGGTGATGTTTAACAGCGTGATTGGCGAATTTTTAAAACGGGGTATGAGCGAAGACGCGATCATCTCGACGCTGGAGCGGCTGATGAAATGCGGCATTGGCAAATGCCAGCATTGCGCAGTAGGCCGCACGCTCGTCTGCACCGATGGGCCGGTTTATACCTATCGGCAAATCAAAACGCTGGGTGAACAGATATGA
- a CDS encoding 4Fe-4S dicluster domain-containing protein — protein sequence MYILSSHEIKQLAQELQASHEVYGPQVDPQTQQVFFDQLTDVAALNLEAPIPSMPVKEILFPQMERILKYRYDSEAQSVTMSKQYFEKPKVLFGLRPCDLSGILVLDRFFLGQEFVDDVYLAHRRQCLLISNTCLNPFPQCFCVCTHSGPDADEGFDLDLTKLQDGYLVKVGSEKGQALADAHQWQLASPAQLSEQKAVVDHCIDLFPEMATDNKAWISRVMNRITTGFVKQETWEYIGDQCLECGACSFVCPTCSCFNIEDTQTACGECERLRMRDSCSFEGYARMAGDHNPRQPVEDRRNKRFFCKLSYPQSKKYLRPGCVGCGRCQWVCPGDIGLPNVVQYIRREITGGQN from the coding sequence ATGTATATTTTATCCTCACACGAGATCAAGCAACTGGCCCAAGAGCTGCAGGCTTCGCATGAAGTGTATGGCCCGCAGGTTGACCCACAAACTCAGCAGGTGTTTTTTGATCAGCTAACTGATGTCGCCGCGCTCAATCTGGAAGCGCCGATTCCGTCGATGCCGGTAAAAGAAATTCTGTTCCCGCAAATGGAGCGAATTTTGAAATACCGCTATGACAGCGAAGCCCAAAGTGTGACGATGTCCAAACAATACTTTGAAAAACCGAAGGTCTTGTTCGGCTTACGTCCCTGTGATTTATCCGGCATTTTGGTGCTGGATCGCTTTTTCCTCGGGCAAGAATTTGTTGATGATGTGTATCTGGCACATCGCCGTCAATGCCTGCTGATCAGCAATACCTGCCTCAACCCCTTCCCACAATGTTTCTGCGTCTGTACGCACTCAGGCCCGGATGCCGATGAAGGTTTTGATCTGGATCTGACCAAACTGCAAGACGGTTATCTGGTTAAAGTGGGGAGCGAGAAAGGCCAGGCGCTGGCGGATGCCCATCAATGGCAACTAGCCAGCCCCGCTCAGCTTAGTGAGCAAAAAGCCGTCGTCGATCACTGCATTGATCTATTCCCCGAAATGGCCACCGACAATAAAGCGTGGATTTCCCGCGTAATGAATCGCATCACCACCGGTTTTGTAAAGCAGGAAACCTGGGAATATATCGGCGATCAATGCTTGGAATGCGGAGCCTGCTCTTTCGTTTGCCCAACCTGTAGCTGCTTCAATATTGAAGACACACAAACGGCATGCGGCGAGTGCGAACGGCTGCGCATGCGCGATTCGTGCTCGTTTGAAGGCTATGCCCGCATGGCTGGCGACCATAACCCGCGTCAGCCGGTGGAAGACCGACGCAATAAGCGTTTTTTCTGCAAGCTGTCTTACCCGCAATCGAAAAAATACCTGCGCCCCGGCTGTGTGGGCTGTGGCCGCTGCCAGTGGGTGTGCCCTGGCGATATTGGCCTGCCCAATGTTGTGCAATACATCCGCCGCGAAATCACCGGAGGGCAAAACTGA
- a CDS encoding molybdopterin oxidoreductase family protein, translating into MKAMNYKACVCNLCGTGCGQFLKTDGQKVFGVAPLIAHPVSKGKLCIRGWHSNELLSTNERITTPLIREQGQLRPASYEEAIALVAERLTQLNGEAGEIGILASARSSNEDNFTLARLAHEVFNTRIQGIGAEAGHRKSMASLEHAFGYPGAHGSLTSIDKADYILVVGTDITRQNPIIGGNIHAAQRRGARVVTLSSSRTQIAKLSTKHYQQKPGTKGLLVNALAKALLAIRTVNHDRRANIDLLPGYAEYVASLRSISSVALERASGIRYEEIEEEAKHLEQAKSIVILFSSGISGLDRPTIDAITNLALLTDRMDNENSAVIPVAGISNLQGSFDMGVSGELGNSVFKALATPDSPIKALFAIDHDDGIIRDKARIAELDFVVYSCAYKNAFMELADVVFPLPAYNETDGTYTAADKRVQITHKNVDNPHGVLAGWALFQKIAKTMGHDWQYNDTASVFNDLAKHTPGYHDLSHAQLSKGFGQHWNPKAFAGYRQRKFNAINIEYWESPTTAEFPFALMIGKAQHYWHQNNLMRKTIVPRREYDQTLWLYPHGYIEISPDDATRLKVKDKWLVNVHSSIGTHMKIAVKISPDVQNGTAYIPYFIKNMISDFLLPYENAYAAGEESVVPIKIQEA; encoded by the coding sequence ATGAAAGCGATGAACTACAAGGCGTGCGTATGTAACCTGTGCGGTACCGGGTGCGGGCAGTTTCTTAAAACCGATGGCCAAAAGGTCTTTGGTGTTGCACCACTGATCGCCCACCCAGTCAGCAAGGGCAAGCTCTGTATCCGCGGCTGGCATTCGAATGAATTGCTCAGCACCAACGAGCGCATCACGACCCCACTGATTCGCGAGCAAGGCCAGCTTCGCCCGGCTAGCTACGAGGAAGCCATTGCTTTGGTTGCTGAGCGCCTGACGCAATTGAATGGTGAAGCAGGAGAAATTGGGATTCTGGCTTCCGCCAGATCGTCCAATGAAGATAACTTCACACTGGCACGTTTAGCGCACGAGGTTTTTAACACCCGCATTCAAGGTATCGGCGCTGAGGCCGGGCATCGCAAAAGTATGGCCTCGCTTGAACATGCGTTTGGCTACCCGGGTGCGCATGGCAGCCTGACCAGCATCGATAAAGCCGATTATATTCTGGTAGTCGGCACCGATATCACCCGCCAGAACCCAATTATTGGCGGCAATATCCATGCCGCTCAGCGCCGCGGCGCGCGGGTGGTTACGCTATCGAGCTCGCGCACGCAAATCGCCAAGCTATCCACCAAGCATTATCAACAAAAACCTGGCACCAAAGGCCTGCTAGTGAATGCCTTGGCGAAAGCCTTGCTGGCGATTCGTACGGTTAATCATGATCGGCGTGCCAATATTGATTTGCTACCGGGCTACGCCGAATACGTGGCTTCGCTGCGCAGTATTTCCTCAGTGGCATTAGAGCGTGCCAGTGGTATCCGCTATGAGGAAATCGAGGAAGAGGCCAAACACCTTGAGCAAGCTAAATCGATTGTTATTCTGTTCTCTAGCGGCATTTCCGGGCTGGATCGCCCTACGATTGATGCCATTACCAATCTGGCGTTGCTCACCGACCGGATGGACAATGAAAACTCTGCCGTGATTCCGGTGGCTGGTATTAGCAATTTGCAAGGCAGCTTTGATATGGGCGTGTCGGGTGAATTAGGTAATAGCGTGTTCAAAGCGCTGGCGACACCCGATTCCCCCATCAAGGCCTTGTTTGCCATTGATCACGACGACGGCATTATTCGCGATAAGGCACGCATCGCCGAGCTGGATTTTGTGGTGTATTCCTGTGCCTACAAAAATGCCTTTATGGAACTAGCCGACGTGGTGTTTCCGCTACCGGCCTACAACGAAACCGATGGTACCTATACCGCGGCGGATAAACGGGTACAGATCACCCATAAAAATGTCGATAACCCGCACGGCGTCTTGGCTGGCTGGGCTCTGTTTCAGAAAATCGCCAAAACCATGGGGCATGATTGGCAGTATAACGATACAGCCAGCGTATTTAATGATTTAGCTAAACATACCCCAGGCTATCATGACTTAAGCCATGCACAACTCAGCAAAGGCTTTGGTCAGCACTGGAACCCCAAAGCATTTGCTGGCTATCGTCAGCGCAAATTTAACGCCATCAATATCGAATACTGGGAATCGCCCACCACCGCTGAATTCCCATTCGCGCTCATGATCGGCAAGGCGCAGCACTACTGGCATCAGAATAATTTGATGCGCAAAACCATCGTGCCACGCCGCGAATACGACCAAACGCTATGGCTCTACCCACACGGCTATATCGAGATATCCCCCGATGATGCGACGCGCCTGAAAGTCAAAGATAAATGGCTGGTGAATGTGCATTCCAGCATTGGCACGCACATGAAGATTGCGGTGAAGATTTCGCCGGATGTGCAAAACGGCACCGCCTATATCCCTTACTTCATCAAAAACATGATTTCCGATTTTCTACTGCCGTATGAGAACGCCTACGCCGCCGGTGAAGAAAGCGTGGTTCCGATCAAAATCCAAGAAGCATGA